In one window of Rhizobium oryzihabitans DNA:
- a CDS encoding MFS transporter: protein MSTVLPQTTDEAAPANTEATVKPDDIPEEQASTSLSDAGTGETAPEAAVPAAPQPVERPVWLRLCFIFAGLSFFITQGLGMNLVMANIYQLQGEFSATVAEVAWLSAAYMAPYATFSIALFKIRAQYGLRPFAELSIIAFVVASCLNLFVTDLHSAIVIRFVSGMAAAPISSLGFLYILEAFPPARKFSLGFSIALTGTLLSAPIARIVSPSLLEIDGWNALYSMEVGFALISFAMIYVLKVTPPPRAKVIERMDILSYLLFAGGLGCLAVMLTLGRFYWWFETWWLGVLLATSIALLTLMAFIELPRKNPLLDLRWIFSKTNLHIIAVLLVYRAVSSEQSSTAVSFYQQLGLLNDQTTTLYALVLLATVLGGAACAWLMLTKYVDTAHVIALALIAAGSFMDSQSTNLTRPGEMYLSQMMIAFGAAMFLPPVMSKGFAAALARGAPYLVNFITIFLFTQITGSMLMTGLLGSFVTLREKFHSNILVENVLLTNPVVAQRVSQLSGAYSHVITDPALLKAEGLSLLGQQVSKEAYVLAYNDTFLLISVVSALALVALLIHLAWLRIRPFLLRNDVDAAPAQQS, encoded by the coding sequence GTGAGCACCGTGTTGCCGCAGACAACGGATGAGGCCGCGCCCGCAAATACAGAAGCGACCGTCAAGCCGGACGACATTCCGGAAGAGCAGGCCAGCACGTCGCTGAGCGATGCAGGCACAGGCGAGACCGCGCCGGAAGCTGCCGTTCCCGCCGCGCCGCAACCGGTGGAGCGGCCGGTGTGGCTGCGGCTGTGCTTCATCTTCGCGGGCCTGTCGTTCTTCATTACCCAGGGTCTGGGCATGAACCTCGTCATGGCCAATATCTACCAGCTTCAGGGCGAGTTTTCCGCAACGGTGGCGGAAGTGGCATGGCTCTCCGCCGCCTATATGGCGCCCTATGCCACGTTTTCCATCGCTCTCTTCAAGATCAGGGCGCAATATGGCCTGCGGCCTTTTGCCGAACTCTCGATCATCGCTTTTGTGGTCGCTTCCTGCCTCAACCTCTTCGTGACGGACCTGCATTCGGCCATCGTCATCCGCTTCGTCAGCGGCATGGCGGCCGCGCCGATTTCGTCGCTCGGCTTTCTCTACATTCTGGAAGCCTTTCCGCCCGCGCGGAAATTCTCGCTCGGTTTCAGCATCGCGCTGACCGGCACCTTGCTGTCGGCACCCATCGCCCGCATCGTTTCGCCCTCTCTTTTGGAAATCGATGGCTGGAACGCGCTCTATTCCATGGAGGTGGGGTTTGCGCTGATCTCCTTCGCAATGATCTACGTGCTGAAAGTCACGCCGCCGCCGCGTGCGAAAGTCATCGAGCGCATGGATATTCTGAGCTATCTGCTGTTTGCGGGCGGTCTCGGCTGTCTTGCCGTCATGCTCACCCTTGGCCGGTTCTACTGGTGGTTCGAAACATGGTGGCTGGGCGTGCTTCTGGCAACCTCGATCGCGCTCCTGACCCTCATGGCCTTCATCGAATTGCCGCGCAAAAACCCGCTGCTCGACCTGCGCTGGATTTTTTCGAAAACCAACCTGCATATTATCGCGGTGCTGCTCGTTTATCGCGCTGTTTCTTCCGAGCAATCCTCAACGGCGGTCAGCTTCTACCAGCAGCTTGGCCTGCTGAACGACCAGACGACGACGCTTTATGCGCTGGTGTTGCTGGCGACGGTGCTTGGCGGTGCGGCCTGCGCCTGGCTGATGCTGACGAAATACGTGGATACGGCGCATGTGATTGCGCTGGCGCTGATCGCCGCCGGCTCGTTCATGGACAGCCAGTCCACCAATCTGACGCGGCCGGGCGAAATGTATCTCAGCCAGATGATGATTGCCTTCGGCGCGGCCATGTTCCTGCCGCCCGTCATGTCCAAGGGTTTTGCCGCGGCCCTTGCCAGAGGCGCACCCTATCTGGTGAATTTCATCACCATCTTCCTGTTCACCCAGATCACGGGTTCGATGCTGATGACCGGACTGCTCGGCAGTTTCGTGACGCTGCGCGAAAAATTCCATTCCAATATACTGGTGGAAAATGTCCTGCTCACCAATCCCGTGGTCGCCCAGCGCGTATCCCAGCTTTCCGGCGCCTACAGCCATGTCATCACCGACCCGGCGCTGCTGAAGGCCGAGGGGCTTTCCCTTCTCGGTCAGCAGGTCAGCAAGGAGGCCTATGTGCTTGCCTATAATGATACGTTCCTGCTGATCTCCGTTGTTTCGGCGCTGGCGCTCGTCGCGCTTTTGATCCACCTTGCATGGCTGCGCATCCGCCCGTTCCTCCTGAGGAACGATGTCGATGCCGCACCGGCACAACAGTCTTGA
- a CDS encoding MarR family winged helix-turn-helix transcriptional regulator: MSRETDKEQLLDEVSAFTRKLRAFFDARVGESGLTLARARALFALSRRGPLTQTELAEEMEIETPTLVRVLDGMEKQNLIERRSDENDRRAKRIHMTAEGEKTSQTVQAVAKSLRSEIAADISSQELAMALDVMRRLSANLQNLAAGRVQS; the protein is encoded by the coding sequence ATGTCCCGCGAGACAGACAAGGAACAGCTTCTGGACGAGGTTTCCGCTTTCACCCGCAAACTGCGCGCGTTTTTCGACGCGAGGGTAGGGGAAAGCGGCCTGACGCTGGCGCGTGCGCGTGCGCTTTTTGCCCTGTCGCGGCGCGGGCCTTTGACCCAGACTGAACTTGCCGAGGAAATGGAAATCGAAACGCCCACGCTGGTGCGCGTGCTGGATGGCATGGAGAAACAGAACCTCATCGAACGCCGGTCCGACGAAAACGACCGCCGCGCCAAACGCATTCACATGACGGCGGAAGGAGAGAAGACCTCGCAGACGGTGCAGGCGGTGGCGAAATCGCTGCGCTCGGAAATCGCTGCCGATATTTCCTCGCAGGAACTCGCAATGGCGCTTGATGTCATGCGCCGGCTTTCAGCCAATCTGCAAAATCTGGCGGCCGGGAGGGTGCAATCGTGA
- a CDS encoding AzlD family protein, translating to MTLDQNTLLAILAMMAATVATRLGGLLLVNHFTLTPRLKKALGVVPPAVLMAVVTPTALASGLAETIACAVTAVAALRLSLLPAATLGVACVALLRGIGL from the coding sequence ATGACGCTCGATCAAAATACGCTGCTGGCGATCCTCGCCATGATGGCGGCAACCGTCGCCACACGGCTCGGCGGTCTGCTGCTGGTCAATCATTTCACCCTGACGCCGCGCCTGAAGAAGGCGCTTGGGGTGGTTCCGCCCGCCGTTCTGATGGCCGTCGTCACGCCGACGGCGCTTGCGAGCGGACTGGCCGAAACCATCGCCTGCGCGGTGACGGCAGTCGCGGCACTCCGCCTCAGCCTGCTGCCGGCCGCAACACTCGGCGTGGCGTGCGTGGCGCTGCTGCGCGGAATCGGATTGTGA
- the alr gene encoding alanine racemase: protein MTDDFEDSFPENETDAFEHAPLRLTVDLGALADNWRDMKKRSGKARTAAVVKADAYGLGIEDCGATLYHAGARDFFVATVSEGATLRSYAPEARIFVLSGIWQGQERQVFDNDLVPVLASEEQLSFWMATVAERGGHPCALHVDTGFNRLGLPLDDALFLADDVTRPASFDPVLVLSHLACADTPSSPMNRVQLESFRRVSAAFEGIESSLSASAGIFLGNEYHFDLTRPGIALYGGEAVNDVTNPMRPVAKAEARIIQLREAGEGQTVSYGGTYLLKRASRLAIASVGYADGYQRSLSGSGIPLREMGHGGAYGIVNGHRVPVAGRVTMDLTIFDVTDIPANAIRAGDYIELFGPNVPVDETARAAGTIGYEMLTGLGLRYERQYLMADD, encoded by the coding sequence ATGACAGACGACTTCGAAGACAGCTTTCCCGAAAACGAAACCGACGCTTTCGAGCACGCGCCGCTGAGGCTTACCGTCGATCTCGGCGCGCTCGCCGACAATTGGCGCGACATGAAGAAGCGCTCCGGCAAGGCGCGGACGGCGGCCGTCGTGAAAGCGGATGCCTACGGGCTTGGTATCGAGGATTGCGGCGCGACGCTTTACCATGCCGGCGCACGCGACTTCTTCGTGGCGACGGTGTCCGAGGGTGCGACTCTCCGTTCCTATGCACCGGAGGCGCGCATTTTCGTGCTATCAGGCATCTGGCAGGGCCAGGAGCGTCAGGTCTTCGACAATGATCTGGTTCCGGTTCTGGCCTCAGAGGAGCAGCTTTCCTTCTGGATGGCGACGGTTGCCGAGCGCGGCGGCCACCCCTGCGCGCTGCATGTGGATACCGGCTTCAACCGGCTCGGACTGCCGCTCGACGACGCGCTGTTTCTGGCCGACGACGTGACACGGCCGGCAAGTTTCGACCCGGTTCTGGTACTGTCGCATCTCGCCTGCGCCGACACGCCGTCTTCGCCGATGAACAGGGTCCAGCTCGAATCATTCCGCAGGGTTAGCGCTGCTTTCGAAGGTATCGAATCAAGCCTTTCGGCTTCGGCAGGCATATTTCTGGGCAACGAATATCATTTCGACCTCACCCGCCCCGGCATCGCGCTTTATGGCGGCGAAGCGGTCAATGACGTGACAAACCCGATGCGGCCCGTCGCCAAGGCCGAAGCGCGGATCATCCAGCTTCGCGAGGCTGGTGAAGGCCAGACCGTGAGTTATGGCGGCACCTATTTGCTGAAACGGGCGAGCCGCCTTGCCATCGCTTCCGTCGGTTATGCGGACGGATACCAGCGGTCGCTTTCCGGCTCCGGCATTCCCCTGCGCGAAATGGGCCACGGCGGCGCCTATGGCATCGTCAACGGCCACAGGGTGCCGGTCGCCGGCCGCGTCACCATGGACCTCACCATTTTCGACGTCACGGATATTCCGGCCAATGCCATCCGCGCCGGCGACTATATCGAGCTTTTCGGTCCCAATGTGCCGGTCGACGAGACCGCACGGGCGGCCGGTACCATCGGGTATGAAATGCTGACGGGGCTTGGCCTGCGTTACGAGCGGCAATATCTGATGGCCGATGACTAA
- a CDS encoding type II toxin-antitoxin system ParD family antitoxin has protein sequence MPEIHLSEQDEKFIEEQVAAGIYSDADAVIHASLQLLSSDEGKRAALKLLIQEGIDDAEAGRVHRYASQDDFLSDIKRIAAQQKTGIDH, from the coding sequence ATGCCCGAAATCCATTTGAGCGAGCAGGACGAGAAGTTCATCGAAGAACAGGTGGCGGCGGGCATCTACAGCGATGCGGACGCGGTTATTCATGCGAGCCTGCAATTGTTGAGCAGTGATGAAGGCAAGAGAGCCGCCCTTAAATTGCTGATACAGGAGGGCATTGATGATGCGGAAGCCGGACGGGTTCACCGTTATGCCTCCCAGGACGACTTTCTGAGCGATATCAAACGCATTGCTGCGCAACAAAAAACGGGGATCGATCATTAA
- a CDS encoding type II toxin-antitoxin system RelE/ParE family toxin, whose product MLRNKKRGSIIKIRIPVWTTRARRDLVDDHAYIETENPLAADRLVLDIYNKIESTAALGLTGVSRSGYGVGIRSIAHRERVIFFRVSDSELTVMRVLHGHQEISADHFKQEEN is encoded by the coding sequence TTGCTGCGCAACAAAAAACGGGGATCGATCATTAAGATTCGAATCCCTGTATGGACCACCAGGGCGAGGCGCGATCTCGTTGACGATCATGCCTATATCGAGACTGAAAATCCCCTTGCTGCGGATCGCCTCGTTCTTGATATCTACAATAAAATCGAATCGACGGCGGCACTTGGTTTGACCGGCGTTTCAAGAAGCGGATACGGCGTTGGGATTCGCAGTATTGCGCACCGGGAGCGCGTGATTTTCTTTCGTGTCAGCGATAGCGAGCTTACCGTCATGCGCGTGCTTCACGGCCACCAAGAAATCTCCGCCGACCATTTCAAACAAGAAGAAAACTGA
- the radA gene encoding DNA repair protein RadA, with product MAKAKTQFVCQNCGTVHTRWAGKCEGCGEWNTIVEEDPMGGIGSGPGKTPKKGRPVTLTSLSGEIEEAPRIPTGISELDRATGGGFVRGSAVLIGGDPGIGKSTLLMQAAAALSRRGHRIIYVSGEEAVAQVRLRAQRLGAAETDVLLAAETNVEDILATVSEGKRPDLVIIDSIQTLWSDTADSAPGTVTQVRTGVQAMIRFAKQTGATMVLVGHVTKEGQIAGPRVVEHMVDAVLYFEGDRGHHYRILRTVKNRFGPTDEIGVFEMSDKGLREVSNPSELFLGERNEKSPGAAVFAGMEGTRPILVEVQALVAATSLGTPRRAVVGWDSSRLAMILAVLEAHCGVKLGQHDVYLNVAGGYRISEPAADMAIASALVSSLAGLALPADCVYFGEVSLSGAVRPVSHTGQRLKEAEKLGFSAALLPSASAELPKGGKGRWTEVESLPDLVARIAGSGNRFKQVEDDEY from the coding sequence ATGGCCAAAGCCAAGACCCAATTTGTGTGCCAGAACTGCGGCACGGTTCACACCCGCTGGGCGGGAAAATGCGAAGGCTGCGGCGAGTGGAATACCATCGTCGAGGAAGACCCGATGGGCGGCATCGGCTCCGGGCCGGGCAAGACACCCAAGAAGGGTCGGCCTGTCACCCTCACCTCGCTTTCCGGCGAGATCGAGGAAGCGCCGCGCATTCCGACCGGCATCAGCGAACTCGACCGGGCGACCGGCGGCGGCTTCGTGCGCGGATCGGCGGTCTTGATCGGCGGCGATCCGGGTATCGGCAAATCCACCCTGCTTATGCAGGCGGCCGCTGCCCTTTCGAGGCGCGGACACCGCATCATCTATGTTTCGGGTGAAGAGGCGGTGGCGCAGGTGCGCCTGCGCGCCCAGCGCCTTGGTGCAGCCGAGACCGATGTGCTGCTGGCCGCCGAAACCAATGTCGAGGATATCCTCGCAACGGTTTCCGAGGGCAAGCGGCCCGATCTCGTCATCATCGATTCCATCCAGACGCTGTGGAGCGACACGGCCGATTCCGCCCCCGGCACCGTGACGCAGGTGCGCACCGGCGTGCAGGCGATGATCCGGTTCGCCAAGCAGACCGGCGCGACCATGGTGCTTGTGGGCCACGTGACCAAGGAAGGCCAGATCGCCGGCCCGCGCGTGGTCGAGCACATGGTCGATGCCGTGCTGTATTTCGAAGGCGATCGCGGTCACCACTACCGCATTCTCCGTACCGTCAAGAACCGCTTCGGACCGACGGACGAGATAGGGGTGTTCGAAATGTCGGACAAGGGATTGCGTGAGGTTTCCAACCCTTCCGAACTGTTTCTGGGCGAGCGCAACGAAAAATCGCCGGGCGCCGCCGTTTTTGCCGGCATGGAAGGCACGCGCCCGATTCTGGTTGAGGTGCAGGCGCTGGTCGCCGCCACCTCGCTCGGCACGCCGCGCCGCGCCGTGGTCGGCTGGGACAGTTCGCGGCTTGCGATGATCCTTGCCGTGCTGGAGGCCCATTGCGGGGTGAAGCTCGGTCAGCACGATGTTTACCTGAATGTCGCCGGTGGTTATAGAATTTCCGAGCCGGCTGCGGATATGGCGATCGCGTCTGCGCTGGTTTCCTCGCTTGCCGGTCTTGCCCTGCCCGCCGATTGCGTCTATTTCGGCGAAGTCAGCCTGTCGGGCGCGGTGCGGCCGGTCTCGCACACGGGCCAGCGATTGAAAGAAGCTGAGAAACTCGGCTTTTCCGCCGCACTTCTGCCTTCTGCTTCGGCTGAATTGCCGAAGGGCGGCAAGGGGCGCTGGACGGAAGTTGAAAGCCTGCCAGACCTCGTGGCGCGCATCGCCGGCTCCGGCAACCGGTTCAAACAGGTTGAGGACGACGAATATTGA
- a CDS encoding CvpA family protein — protein MPITIFDGIVIAVVLFSAILAMVRGFSREILSIASWAGSVAAAYYLYPVLLPYARNYTDDDKIAIAGSAGVVFLVSLIVISFITSRIADFIIDSRIGALDRTLGFLFGAARGILLLVVAVAFWNWLVDVKTQPEWVTQAKSKPFLDGLVGKLEAVLPDDIEPQIRARILGKPQEPTAAQAPAEDAPATNPPATNN, from the coding sequence ATGCCCATTACAATTTTCGACGGCATCGTCATCGCCGTTGTTCTTTTCTCCGCCATTCTCGCGATGGTACGCGGCTTTTCCCGCGAGATTCTGTCGATCGCGAGCTGGGCCGGTTCGGTCGCCGCCGCCTATTATCTTTATCCGGTCCTGCTGCCCTATGCGCGCAACTATACCGATGACGACAAGATCGCCATTGCCGGCTCGGCGGGCGTGGTCTTCCTCGTCTCGCTGATCGTCATCTCTTTCATCACCTCGCGCATTGCCGATTTCATCATCGACAGCCGCATCGGCGCGCTGGATCGCACGCTTGGTTTCCTGTTCGGCGCGGCGCGCGGCATTCTGCTGCTTGTTGTCGCGGTCGCCTTCTGGAACTGGCTGGTGGATGTGAAGACGCAGCCGGAATGGGTAACGCAGGCGAAGTCCAAGCCTTTCCTGGATGGTTTGGTGGGCAAGCTGGAGGCGGTGCTGCCTGACGATATCGAACCGCAGATTCGCGCCCGCATTCTCGGAAAGCCACAGGAACCGACAGCTGCGCAGGCGCCAGCGGAAGATGCACCGGCGACAAATCCGCCGGCAACGAATAATTGA
- the purF gene encoding amidophosphoribosyltransferase produces the protein MIEPLSHSKFHGATFKEEIDGDTLHEECGVFGILGHADASALTALGLHALQHRGQEAAGIVSFDGKRFHQERHMGLVGDHYTDPATLARLPGSIAIGHTRYSTTGEVAMRNVQPLFAELEEGGISIAHNGNFTNGLTLRRQIIATGAICQSTSDTEVVLHLIARSRHSSTADRFIDAIRQMEGGYSMLAMTRTKLIAARDPIGIRPLVMGELDGKPIFCSETCALDIIGAKFVRDVENGEVIICEIQPDGSITIDARKPSKPQPERLCLFEYVYFARPDSVVGGRNVYTTRKNMGMNLAKEAPLEADVVVPVPDGGTPAALGFAQESGIPFEYGIIRNHYVGRTFIEPTQQIRAFGVKLKHSANRAMIEGKRVVLVDDSIVRGTTSVKIVQMIREAGAKEVHIRVASPMIFHPDFYGIDTPDADKLLANQYADVDAMAKFIGADSLAFLSIDGLYRAVGGENRNHARPQFTDHYFTGDYPTRLLDQNGESMGSKISMLASNG, from the coding sequence ATGATTGAGCCGCTTTCGCATTCCAAGTTCCATGGGGCCACTTTCAAGGAAGAGATCGACGGCGACACGTTGCACGAAGAGTGCGGCGTTTTCGGCATTCTCGGTCATGCCGACGCCTCGGCGCTGACCGCTCTCGGCCTGCATGCGCTGCAGCATCGCGGTCAGGAAGCGGCGGGCATCGTCTCTTTCGATGGCAAACGCTTCCACCAGGAACGCCATATGGGCCTCGTCGGCGATCATTATACCGATCCGGCAACGCTTGCCCGCCTGCCCGGCTCCATCGCGATTGGCCACACCCGTTATTCCACGACCGGCGAAGTGGCGATGCGCAACGTGCAGCCGCTGTTTGCCGAACTGGAAGAAGGCGGCATTTCCATTGCCCATAACGGCAATTTCACCAATGGCCTGACACTTCGCCGCCAGATCATCGCCACCGGCGCCATCTGTCAGTCGACCTCCGATACCGAAGTCGTGCTGCACCTCATCGCCCGCTCGCGCCACTCTTCCACCGCCGATCGCTTCATCGACGCCATCCGGCAGATGGAAGGCGGCTATTCGATGCTGGCCATGACCCGCACCAAGCTGATTGCCGCGCGCGACCCGATCGGCATCCGCCCGCTGGTGATGGGCGAACTAGACGGCAAGCCGATCTTCTGCTCGGAGACCTGCGCTCTCGATATCATCGGCGCGAAATTCGTGCGTGATGTTGAAAACGGTGAAGTCATCATCTGCGAGATCCAGCCTGATGGTTCGATCACCATCGATGCGCGCAAGCCCTCCAAGCCGCAGCCGGAGCGTCTCTGCCTGTTCGAATATGTCTATTTCGCCCGCCCCGATTCCGTCGTCGGCGGCCGCAACGTCTATACGACGCGCAAGAACATGGGCATGAACCTTGCCAAGGAAGCGCCGCTGGAAGCCGATGTCGTGGTTCCGGTTCCCGATGGCGGCACGCCGGCAGCCCTCGGTTTTGCGCAGGAAAGCGGTATTCCCTTCGAATATGGCATCATCCGCAACCATTATGTCGGCCGCACCTTCATCGAACCGACCCAGCAGATCCGCGCTTTCGGCGTCAAGCTCAAGCATTCCGCCAACCGGGCGATGATTGAAGGCAAACGCGTGGTGCTGGTGGATGATTCCATCGTGCGCGGCACGACCTCGGTGAAGATCGTGCAGATGATCCGCGAAGCCGGCGCCAAGGAAGTTCATATCCGCGTCGCCAGCCCGATGATCTTCCATCCGGATTTCTACGGCATCGACACGCCGGATGCCGACAAGCTGCTCGCCAACCAATATGCCGATGTGGACGCCATGGCAAAATTCATCGGCGCCGATTCGCTGGCCTTCCTGTCGATCGACGGGCTTTACCGCGCCGTCGGCGGCGAAAACCGCAACCATGCGCGGCCGCAATTCACGGACCATTATTTCACCGGCGACTACCCGACCCGCCTTCTCGATCAAAACGGCGAGTCGATGGGCAGCAAGATTTCCATGCTGGCCAGCAACGGCTGA
- a CDS encoding SDR family NAD(P)-dependent oxidoreductase: protein MTINLKGRIALVTGASRGIGYFTALELAKAGAHVIACARTVGGLEELDDAIKAVGGTATLVPFDLSDMNAIDALGANIFERWGKLDILVANAGVLGVISPVGHIEAKVFERVMTINVTATWRLIRSVEPLLMKSDAGRALILSSGAAHSCRPFWGVYSTSKAAVEALARTWAAETQKSALRVNSINPGATRTAMRAQAMPGEDPATVPHPSEVAAAILPLASPDLTETGKLFVVRDRKFVEYRQPE from the coding sequence ATGACCATCAATCTCAAGGGCAGGATCGCGCTCGTCACCGGTGCTTCGCGGGGCATCGGTTATTTCACGGCGCTGGAACTCGCCAAGGCCGGTGCGCATGTCATCGCCTGCGCGCGCACGGTCGGCGGTCTGGAAGAACTGGACGACGCCATCAAGGCTGTCGGCGGCACCGCCACCCTCGTCCCTTTCGATCTCTCCGACATGAACGCCATCGATGCACTGGGCGCCAATATTTTCGAACGCTGGGGCAAGCTCGATATTCTGGTCGCCAATGCCGGCGTGCTCGGCGTCATCTCGCCGGTCGGCCATATCGAGGCGAAAGTCTTTGAACGGGTCATGACCATCAATGTCACCGCCACATGGCGGCTGATCCGCTCTGTCGAGCCGCTGCTGATGAAATCTGATGCGGGCCGTGCGCTGATCCTGTCGTCAGGGGCCGCCCATAGCTGTCGTCCCTTCTGGGGCGTCTACTCCACCTCCAAGGCCGCCGTCGAAGCGCTTGCCCGCACCTGGGCTGCGGAAACCCAGAAGAGCGCGCTTCGCGTCAACAGCATCAATCCCGGCGCGACACGCACGGCCATGCGCGCCCAGGCCATGCCCGGCGAAGACCCGGCGACCGTGCCGCATCCATCAGAGGTCGCCGCGGCCATTCTTCCGCTCGCCTCGCCCGATCTGACCGAAACCGGCAAGCTCTTCGTGGTGCGCGACAGGAAATTCGTGGAGTACCGCCAGCCCGAATAA
- the cysS gene encoding cysteine--tRNA ligase encodes MSLRLKLHNTLTREKAEFAPIDADNVRMYVCGPTVYDFAHIGNARPVIVFDVLFRLLRHVYGENHVTYARNITDLDDKINARALRDYPHLPLNDAIHAVTKKTADQFHEDVATLGCLPPTVEPRATDYIAEMIDIIEKLIARGHAYTAGGEVLFDTRSMADYGQLSKRPLDEQQAGARVAVEAHKKNPGDFVLWKLSSDNEPGWESPWGRGRPGWHIECSAMAGRYLGEVFDIHGGGLDLIFPHHENEIAQSRCANGTHVMANVWMHNGFVQVEGRKMSKSEGNFVTIYELLHTEKFGGRKWPGEVLRLAMLMTHYREPIDFSVKRLEEAERLLAKWPAAEASDAAPDDTVLEALADDLNTVAAVQALHALAHAANTDPSRLPAFAASAALLGVLPKKAEMDEAIVSAVDALVELRLEMLKAKNFAEADRLRDELSEKGIQLKDGKDKETGERTTTWELKR; translated from the coding sequence ATGTCCTTGCGCCTGAAACTCCACAACACCCTGACACGCGAAAAGGCGGAATTTGCGCCGATCGACGCTGATAATGTGCGCATGTATGTCTGCGGACCGACGGTCTACGATTTCGCCCATATCGGTAATGCGCGCCCGGTCATCGTTTTCGATGTTCTTTTCCGGCTGCTGCGCCACGTCTATGGCGAAAACCATGTGACCTATGCCCGCAACATCACCGATCTCGACGACAAGATCAACGCGCGGGCGCTGCGCGACTATCCGCATCTGCCGCTGAACGACGCCATTCATGCGGTGACGAAAAAGACCGCCGATCAGTTCCATGAGGATGTGGCCACGCTCGGCTGCCTTCCGCCGACCGTCGAACCGCGCGCCACCGACTACATCGCGGAAATGATCGACATCATCGAGAAGCTCATCGCCCGCGGCCATGCCTATACGGCGGGCGGAGAGGTGCTGTTCGATACCCGCTCGATGGCCGATTATGGCCAGCTTTCCAAGCGGCCACTGGACGAGCAGCAGGCCGGCGCGCGCGTGGCGGTGGAAGCCCACAAGAAGAACCCGGGCGATTTCGTGCTGTGGAAACTGTCGTCAGATAATGAGCCCGGCTGGGAAAGCCCCTGGGGTCGCGGCCGTCCGGGCTGGCACATCGAATGCTCGGCCATGGCCGGTCGCTACCTCGGCGAGGTCTTCGACATTCATGGCGGCGGGCTCGACCTTATCTTCCCGCACCATGAGAACGAAATCGCGCAATCGCGCTGCGCCAATGGCACGCATGTCATGGCCAATGTGTGGATGCACAACGGCTTCGTGCAGGTGGAAGGCCGCAAGATGTCGAAGTCCGAGGGCAACTTCGTGACGATCTACGAATTGCTGCACACGGAGAAATTCGGCGGCCGGAAATGGCCGGGCGAGGTTCTGCGCCTTGCCATGCTGATGACGCATTATCGCGAGCCGATCGATTTTTCGGTGAAGCGTCTGGAAGAGGCCGAACGCCTGCTCGCCAAGTGGCCGGCGGCGGAAGCTTCCGATGCTGCACCGGACGACACCGTGCTCGAAGCGCTTGCCGACGATCTCAACACGGTTGCCGCCGTGCAGGCGCTGCATGCGCTGGCGCATGCAGCCAACACCGATCCATCCAGGCTGCCCGCCTTTGCGGCGAGTGCTGCCCTGCTCGGTGTCCTGCCGAAGAAGGCGGAAATGGACGAGGCCATCGTTTCGGCCGTCGATGCGCTGGTTGAGTTGCGTCTGGAAATGCTGAAGGCGAAGAACTTTGCGGAGGCGGATCGTTTGCGCGACGAGCTTTCCGAGAAGGGCA